Within the Saccharomonospora amisosensis genome, the region ATGTGTGTCCTGGCGACCGCCCGCCGTCGCAGTGGATCGTGTTGTCGCGAACAGTTCCCGAATGCATAGGCGCTGTACCCGAGCATCAGCACCCCCGGGGAGAGCGAAAGCGTAGCCGCCACGGCGTACTTGCCTAGTTCGGCTGGTGTAACCAAGAAGGCAAGCACGGTCTGATCAATTCTCTGGTTCAGCTGTGAGCTGATTTTTCCGATGTTGACCTTCCATCCGAACTTCAATAGTTCGCGCAAGCGAGGCGTTGAGACGGTGCGAGTAGTTTCCGAACGCGCCAGCGTTGGCTGCGGGTCTGCGGACGATGTGGCGGAATACATCAACCAGGTAGCCGTAAGTGCGGAGATCAGATAACACATGATCCAGCAGACAACTGCGGCGCGTAGTGTAAGCGCTCCGAGCACGTACAAGCCAACTATGAGGAGCGAATAGCTCGAATTGGCGGCGATCCGCGCCAGGTTCCATGCAGTCGTTTTACCGAACCCGTTGAGTATTCCGCTGATGAATCGTGTAACCAAAAAAAAGGGAGCAAGTAACGCGATTGCTATTGCTTCCGGATGCAAATCTGGAGATACAACGAAGTTGACCTGTATCATTGAGATCAGTACGGCGACAGCGAGGCCATACGGAATGCTCCACCTAAACGCTAATCCGCGCACCATTGCGGGGCTCGTCCTGTCCACTGCAACACTACGGGTCAAGGCATCGTCGAGCCCGACACCCGCAACCGCCATCATAAGAAACGCGGGCTCAGTCAATGCGGCAAGTGATCCGCGTCCGGACGGTGTCAAACTCCTCGCCACGAGGATTCCCGACACGACGCCAGCAGCCCCAAGAACTGTGGAGAAGAGGATCGTACGAACGCCCGGGTCGTGCAGCAACCTCACGTATCGGTCTCTGAATGTGCGACCATGCTGCGGCCTCTTCCTTCGATATGCCCGGTGCGCACGGATCGAAAAAATCAATGACGCCTCCGCGCTGGGTTTGAGGCCGAGGAGTACTGCATTGCTAGCCCACAGTGAGCATACATCGATACCCGGGTTCTCCCAGGTTCGGCTTGATTTCGACCGACCTGGATCGACCTGCCTTGTCGCAGGTGAAGAAAGCAGACGCTGCTGCCTTTTCGCAGAACTCGTGGTTGCTTAGACATGCTGCCCGGGCGGTAATCGGAAAGCGTAGAGTGTCCCGATGAAGAGGGCGAGAGCTGTGGCCCGGACGAATGATTCGAATTCGACCGCTGATTGGCACACGATAACGATAATGGTGCCAGCCTGTTGCTTACCGGAATGCGGTTTCCGTAAACAGCGGAGATCAACAGGGAGTACGACCAAGGAGATTGCCGTCCTGCGATCGCTGGAATCGTCTTTGTGTATGGTGCGGGTGAAATAATGGCTTTCTTTGGGCAACTTGCGTGGTCAACACTTTCGGGGTTTACGGTGCTCGAGGGTCCACTTCCGAAAAGTGGACCCTCATTGCCTTTGAGCGAGTTTGGCTTGAATATAAGGAAGCGGCCGGGTAAGTATTCGGCAGTGCGAGCGCCGGGTGATACTTCCGCATTTGCGAACACTCGTTTCCATGTCAGGGGGACGCTGGCCACAGCGATCCGGACGGCAAGTTTGGCCCGACCGGTTGGGACGATCGCGAACGTATGGTGGCGAGGGCCGGACAGGTGGGAGGCCAGAACGATGAAGAGTGCCGCCACAAGTCCTCCCATGACTGCGCTGGCAAGCAATGTGAGTACGAAAATGAGTCCTTCGGTCGGCCAGAACGCTGGCTTGTGTCGGCTGTTCTTCGGATGGGGGAAGGACCAACTGAAACGGCCGATGGCAAGTTTGTAGGGGAGCGCCGTGGAGCGGTCCGACCAGACTCCCGGTGGAATGTCTCCTACCGTACAAATCGGCAGCGACATGCCGATTACGGTTGCGATCGGGCCGATGCGTGTGCACTTAGCACGCTGGTCGAATTTTCTGTCGACTTTGTTGAACGCGTCCCGGATCGCCGCCGTGCACACGGTTCCGCGTGATGCGGCAGCAGCGCCGTGGTCGGTGATACTCTGATTCACTGACTCATCACCGATGTACCTCACTCGTTTCGTCAATTGTCCGGCGCCAGAATGGGTATAGCTTGTTTTTGTGCAGTTCGCTCCGGTTGCGATGTATTACTTATGACGGCGGTATGCCAGCGTCCACCCTAGCCCCAATCTGTTGGGGTCGCCGTACGATGATTGACCCGACTGAATGTCGCACGTGCGGGTGAACTACTACCTGGGTTGGGATGCTCGCTGGCTTGGTGAGTGAGACGATCGCATGGTGACGGCGGGAGTTGGCGATGTGCCTCCACCTCGTCTTAGAGCGTGTCTCACTTGGATGTGGGCTGAGGTGCGGGCATGATCATGGCCTGTGACGGACGAGTTGTCGCGGCGGCTGGTGCCCGACGAGTTGTGGGTGCTGGTCGAGCCGTTGATCCCGCCGGGAAAGACGCGCCCGCAGGGTGGCGGCATGCCGCGAGTGGACGATCGCGCGGTGTTCACCGCGATCGTGTTCGTGCTGACCAGTGGCTGCGCCTGGCGGCATCTGCCGCCGAGCTTCGGGGTCACCGTGCCGACGGCACATCGCCGGTTCACCGAATGGACCGAGGCGGGACTGTGGCGGCAGTTACACCAGGCGGTGCTCGACGAACTGGGTGGCCAAGGCATGATCGACTGGTCCCGAGCGGTCCTGGACGGAGCATCCGTCAGGGCCAAAAGGGGGGCGGTCTGACCGGCCCCAGCCCGGTCGATCGCGGCAAGCCCGGCTCGAAGATCCACGTGCTGTCCGACCGGGACGGCCTGCCCCTGACGGTCGGGATCTCCGCGGCCAACACCCATGACAGCCACGCACTCAAACCTCTGGTCAACGCGCTTCGGGCGACCCGGTCCCACCGTGGACCCCGGCGCCGGAAGCCGGTCAAGCTGCACGCCGACAAGGCTTACGACATCCCAGCACTACGCCACTGGCTGCGCCGGCGCGGGATCATTCCCCGCATCGCACGCAAGGGCATCGAATCCGCAGAGAAGCTCGGCAAACACCGGTGGGTCATCGAACGGTCCATCGCCTGGCTGACCGGCTACCGGCGCCTGACCACCCGCTACGAACGCAAACCCAACCACTACCTCGCCTTCCTCACCCTCGCCGCCACTATCACCTGCTACAAGAAACTCCCCAAATGAGACACGCTCTTAGGGCTCGGTCGTGCACTTCACATTCTGCGGTGTCCGAGTGCTTCGTGGTACACACCATTTTGTATGAGAAAGCGGCGTGAAGGGTGAGAACATGGACACGGTGGTCACCATCCTCGTCAACTTCAACTCGCGGCCGCAGATCGATCGGGCCATTGAGTCGGTACTCGAACAGAACCTGGC harbors:
- a CDS encoding oligosaccharide flippase family protein, translated to MRLLHDPGVRTILFSTVLGAAGVVSGILVARSLTPSGRGSLAALTEPAFLMMAVAGVGLDDALTRSVAVDRTSPAMVRGLAFRWSIPYGLAVAVLISMIQVNFVVSPDLHPEAIAIALLAPFFLVTRFISGILNGFGKTTAWNLARIAANSSYSLLIVGLYVLGALTLRAAVVCWIMCYLISALTATWLMYSATSSADPQPTLARSETTRTVSTPRLRELLKFGWKVNIGKISSQLNQRIDQTVLAFLVTPAELGKYAVAATLSLSPGVLMLGYSAYAFGNCSRQHDPLRRRAVARTHMRIGFLLTAAIYLPLILYSPELLTLAFGRDYASESSLVQLLCLGAAFFFGAQTTIAALNAMGYPGTSARWQFFGLIITVLGLLFLVPKYGIEGAAWTSVGAYVLYAASLFISSVLKLQQRHAGVVHASQQKEEST
- a CDS encoding IS5 family transposase (programmed frameshift); the protein is MSRRLVPDELWVLVEPLIPPGKTRPQGGGMPRVDDRAVFTAIVFVLTSGCAWRHLPPSFGVTVPTAHRRFTEWTEAGLWRQLHQAVLDELGGQGMIDWSRAVLDGASVRAKKGGGLTGPSPVDRGKPGSKIHVLSDRDGLPLTVGISAANTHDSHALKPLVNALRATRSHRGPRRRKPVKLHADKAYDIPALRHWLRRRGIIPRIARKGIESAEKLGKHRWVIERSIAWLTGYRRLTTRYERKPNHYLAFLTLAATITCYKKLPK